GATTCATATTTGACAGGACCCAGAAGACAGAATTTTATAATTAActgagattttattttgttgCCAGAGGACAATGGGTCAGATCTTAgctctattcctttttttccccctgtgtgATCTTTATCTTTCTATATGTATCTCTGAAATAAGGAGATGCAactagttaatttttaaaaattgtacaaCCCttacaccttctgtcttagaatcagtaccatgattggttctaaggcagaggagcaggaagggctaggcaatgggggttaagtgacttgcccagagtcatacagctgggaagtatctgaggccagatttgaacctaggacctcttgtctctaggcctggctctcaatccactgagcccccctgctgcccccaattttttcttttaaacaactttattgatatattttgttttcatatctccTTCATTGTCCAACATATCCTTACCAGCTTacctggagtcacaagtgagagctgggtggcgtGTGGACCCCAAAGGAGGAAAGTAGCAATGAAAAGGATTAAGCAAACCTTCACACAAGAGGTGCTAGTCTCCTAGCACGAATCAATTGTGACACATGGGAGGTACTGGCAAAGGGCTCTTCAGCATGGCATGCCTGCATTGAAAAGTGGGCTGTGCTCTATGAACAAAGCAGAactgcagtagctcaaaagaaatgtgaggtctgcaaatttagagacatctccatcctaAATGTTTATATGTGCTATTGTGTGCCTGACCTGTGGTCGAGTCTTCCCAGTTCATAACAGTGTGATCTGGAAGTTCAAACACGTACAATGATCACAACATAGCAATGCCATTTTCATCCTATTTGATTATGAAGATCAACAACTACCAGCTTCCTTATTCAAAGTGCCatcttttataagaaaaaagcagaaaagatatgatttctaaattctaaatgCTTCTCCGTCTCTAATTCATATGAACCTAGAAGATATCCAATTTAATTCTCCCTGGCTTTTTTGGAGAGCAGTTAGTACTACAGGCATCTAGCATAATAGTGCTTTGTTTTGTTGTCAAAATTTtccaaactgagaaaaaataaacaCTATTGGATAAAACATTGTTCATTAATATAGGTTTAtggcaaaaagaaataattagaaaaataatggtGAGGAATTACTTTCCCattaagtaataaaaaaaattagcaaaataagCCAGTATTAAAGcatactgtatttttttttaaaacccttaccttccgtcttggagtcaatactgtgtattggctccaagcagaagagtggtaagggctaggcaatgggggtcaagtgacttgcccaaggtcacacagtgttatttttttttaaacagtgcaAATCAGAAAACTTTTATCGAAGTCCAAGAACTATGTATggtaggcactggagatacaaggaCCCAAAAGAAACAATCTTTAACATGAAGGAATTTATGATTTGGTGTGTAATAAAGAAATGACTTTGcagtttaaaacaacaacaacaaaaaaaaaacctccctaaaagaaagatttcttctttctcttttttggaccAGGTCAATTGTGTACAAGTTAACCACTGTTTTAGTAAATACTGGTCTTTTGCTTATAGTATCTTACAAATTTCTAATATTTTGGTGCCATAACCAATCCCTGTAGGTGTTCCCTGTAGAATGGTCAGATCATTATAATAGTTTttgttcaaatctcagcttctaAAAGTTTTTGTTctggaatatttttttacaaaaatattttactctTTCAGTGTGGACAGTGTGAAAGTAACTCAAATAACtaataacttttatttaatttgttttctattgtCTCTAAAGATCCTAAGCAACACATCCAACCATCAGACAGAGAAGATCTAAAGATAAAATTAATGCTGGGTATAGCATTGTTGGCTCTCCTCCTTTTTCTAATCCTCTTGTTTATTAGTTGTTTTGCCTTCTATCAAGGGCAGAAGGAATGGTAAGTTTTCATAACTTTGGATATAAGTACTCAAGACACATTATGAATGGTTCTCTAGCACTATCATTTAGAGACTAATACATTTCTTTTGAGATAACTTGTGATCTAAAGAAAACTACttataataattctttttatcAGCTCCTGATAGAATTTTACAAAAAATGTACCACACTCAATTAGTGTAATTAAAGAAAGGCCAGAATGTAATCATAAGTTATTAAACTAGATATAAAGATGCTTTTCTACCCTGAACTCTGCAAGTATAATTGCTCTTTCTCAATAAATTGAATGGAATAAAGTCACTGGACCTTAGAGGTTTAAATTGTTAAGCCCTTAAGGACTCAATTCAGTTTCTGGCTGAGACTTGTGGGATGAGTGGAAGGTgagattttctctcttccttcctgcttGGCCTATGGCATCCACAAGTCATGTTGTTCAGTGATTTGAAAGAGTTCAAGGCACAATTGAATGAGCAGATACATACACTCCAGACAGAAAGGGATATTCTTTGAGGAATGGGTCCTTTTTCAGCTGAAAAGAGTCAGTTTTGGAGAAGAGTAGATTCTGGAAACCCGGCTAGTAACTCACCCAATGGAGATGTTGACCTAAAAGAAACTGCATAAGGACTCTAGAAAGGATGTCCAGGCTCTCTGGTACCAGGAGTTACCTTTGCCACACATACATGCTATTCTTTTGCCTCACTTCCATTAGACTcaaccagaggtactagtcttcctgGAACAACTCATACACTCCAAGCAGAGACCACAGCTTTGTGGAAACATTAGATCTTGGTTAGACATCAAGGAAGCAGGGCCATCCACTGCATCGTCAACCATCActaagtcatcttgacttttgtcttgccactgaacttcaatgattctggaagaaagaatgaaaccaATGATTCTGCACATCTCTAcctcatttaaattcaaattaTGTGTGAGTCAAATGTCACCAGTGaggtcattttggtcctcttcaaatatGAAGGAGTCTGACAACTAATAAGACTACAATTACACTACAATTTTAAGGCTATTCTTCCTGAGGTTCATATTCACTCTGAGAAGAatctgttttttatttgtttgtatgttggaGATCGTTTTTGTATGATTGAAAGCTTAGGtattaattttgattatgttctCATGTCTATTATCAATAAGGAAGCGAATATGAGTTGTGTATATTTACATCCCAGATTCTTGGTATCTAACAATTCACTTAAAACATACTAGGTTGGAATTCAcacttctttgttcatttttggATTTAAAGTCAAATTAAGACTTCTTGTTTCATTGTTCTGTAAGTCTAGACAATTTGAGTGATTTGCACTATTGACCTAGAAACTCTAAATAACCAAACTCAAGTGCTGAATGGCAACTTGAAAACCTCAGATCTCTGGGTCTTTTAACAATTTGTTTTGTGCTTTAACAATTTAAGCCTCTGCTTTTTCTGAGGGACCTAGTGAATGGGTAACCATTACCCATGGGGTAGTCTATGTGGATTCCCTATGTACTTAAGGAAGCTGTGGAGCTGTTCTGTTGTCCTATGTCCAGAAGAATTTGGACCCCCCAGGATTAAACCTGTTCCACATAAGTGGGTCCAAAGCAGAGGATCCCCAGAGGTTGAGCATCCCAGGTGCCTTGGGCCCAGCGAAAGGGTGTTGTTAGGGAAATACCAAGATAAGGCAATTAGGGTTCTTACTGGAAAGGTGAGAGGCTGACTTCAAATTGACCCCAAGTCCCTAATCACTGTTAGAAAATTACAGGGTATTCTTGGAGCTCTGTAGGGGTCAGGCTTTCCCTTTGAGAATGGAAGCTtgatttcctccctttttatttacTGACTTTGGGCTGGGGGAATCTTTTGTGATTACAGTGATAGGCAGTAACCTATGAGAATTTTGCAAAATGAGCTCGCATCTAACTCTGAGTTTGGATATGAGTATAATCGAATTATACCCACAAGTTATGACTGCCCACGTCCTAGTGGAAGGATGCTAATTTCTAGGTAATTTGTAAATAGTGCCATATGGTATTTGCCACAACATACCCTGATTGATTGACTTGGGGACAGTAAATGTGTAAAAGGGGAGAGTGTGGCTCCTTCTCCCCATCTCAGCTGATAGTGTAATCACAGAAAACCCAGAATAGAAACAAAACCTTTTCGACATAATAAATATGCGCATCTCTTCCCTGAACTCTTTGGAATATGTGAACACCTTTTTCAGGCTGGAGCAACAGTAATTTGAATAATCAGGAATGGAAATAACCAATCTCTGGGGAAAGAACTCAGTTCTGAGGGAATGGAGCCTCTTGAGGGCTTCATGAAGGAGGTGCCTGAAGCAGGGCAGGAGGGATTTCCACACTCCCTCCACCATCCAGGCTGGCAGCCAGAAGTTTAAGAGTTCATAGGTTTGAGAGAATATGAGGCATATGTAAGGGGACAGAAACACCTGCTCTAGGATATGGATACAGAATGGCAGCGGAAAGGAAACAGCTTCATGAAACAGGGTCCGTGGCAACAAAGAAAAGAGGTGGCTGTGGAGAAGACCAGACTAGGAAAGGAGGCTACTCCATCAGTAGAGATGCTACAAGTGAGGGCAACTAGAAGACTATGCAGAGAAGAAAGGCCCTCTGGGCCCTGAATAGCATGCTTGCTACATGTGTCTGTGGAAGGTTACACAGCAGATTAATGGGGGTAGAGTAGGAGGAGAGTATTTCTAGCTACTGTTTTTCCTCTGACATTTTAGTAGACATCCCAGTGAAGACTCAACCTACAGCCTGGGAGAGCAAATTGAAGGAGCCTAGGAGTTCTTTTAAGAATGTTTAAGTTCCTTTGATTAATCTTTATTATTGGGGGTTTAGGGCCATTTTTTTCCTAGTTGAGAGATTATTAAACTGACTGAAAACATATTCTTGAGATAAGAAGACTAAACGGAAGTAGAGCTTcccaaaataatttaatttgcttTATTTGTGGAAGGATCCCTGTTGCTCATCTTTTTGACATGTAAATCTCTTCCTCTCAATTAACCTTTGAACCTTGGAAACATCTTCTTACTTGTAACTAGTTATGTTTGAATAAAAGCCTACGTGATTTTTATGCCTTTTAAGGAAAGAATTATGGGAATAAATGTCAAAAAGTTACCTTTCTGCCTCTTTGATGTAATTTTTGTTCATAAAAAGCTTTGTTAGGATCCTAATCTTTGttctaagttattttttaaaccatgaaCCTATTCTGAAAAGCTTATTCAAACCTCCTTTAAACATCTGGAATCTCTGTGTTGTGATGAAAAATTTTGGCAACAGTTACCTATCACATGAACTCTGTGGGAATATTTTTTCTGTAGCAGAGTGTTATCTATGATTTAGGGGTTTTTATTTAGCTCAAAGctaagatttcatttgtataGGTAGCTACTGGTTAGAAAACTTCCTCTGACAACACCAGATAGCAATTGTTCTGTGCCTTATAAAATTGCTTGGAGCATCAAGAGGTtcaatgatttatccaaggtctcaCTGCTTGGACTTGAATTCTTTGGGACTGGAAGGAACCAACCACTTCAACCAActcgttttatggatgaggacagagaaacccagaaaagttcaataattttcccaaggtcacactggcATTAAGTAGTTTAGCAGTGTTATTCTAGAAAATtctcagattccaaatccagtgctattTCCATCACATCTCTATGAATAGAATATTGGGTCTAGattctggaagacttgagttcaaattcagcctcagacacttattagctgtctgaccctgggtaggtcacttaatctctgtctgccttggtttcctcaactacaaaatggggataataatggaaaCTACCTCCTAATTGTGACaatcaaattagatatttgtaaagctcttaagcacagtgtttggcacatagcagatatttaataaatgcttgtttccttccttcttctattTTAACATGCCTACATTTTTTATGGATTTGATTCTTATATGAAAAATAactttatgtatatttgttagtTACGGAATAATTTCAGAATCAAAAACCTTTAAGATTATATTCATGTGCACTGACTTCTTTGATTGTCTTAATCATTTGATTCAGTCAGAATTGTTGATTTATGTTCCCTTGTTTAGAGATAGCCTTAACATGGGAAGTAGAATGGGTGGTACCATAGGAAAAGTACTAGCTTCAGAATCAAAGGCACTAGGGGCAAGATTTTGCTTTTGATGCTccttacaagtcacttaacttcccataagtctcagtctcctcaactataaaatgagggaataagTTTCTAAGCTCCCATCAAGCATTAGATCTATGATACTTACAAgatgaattgaatataaataaatgtgtgtttaATACATAtaggtatgcatatatattatataaacactatagagaaaaatgctaaatattgacatttaattggctcaatttatatttttacatggcCCCACAACATTCTGACCAAACTTCATATTttctaagtgaaaaaaaattagtttcttcTGATAGAAATCACTAGATATAATAATTACTATATTATAATGCATGTTATTATAGTATATTttacattgaaatattttttgcattttcatTGAATATTATATTGCAAAAATATTTGCTGAAGTTTAAGAATGTTTTAGTTGTTCTGAAAAAGCCTTTAAACTTGGAGATAATGTTTTAGTGAATATACCAAATATGTGTTCTTTTTTTACAGtcctaaaatatataaacaacaaaacaatgtTACCACCAAACCTGAACTAGCAGACCTGTCTTATTTTCAACCAGCAGAAGGTATATCAGACACTTCCTTTTCTAACAGTCCAGCTAGTAGCACAGTCTGGAAGCCTgaatatagagaaataaaaaaagaaactttcagAACAAAGGAGGCAACTGCACTATCACTTCTACATGACGCTGATGCACGATGCATGAAGCTAGTATTTGGCAATGAAGTACCAAGCAAAGAATTGGATCTAAGTAGTGTTGAGCCACACACCATGGAGACGTCTTATGATGAGATGTATAGCAAGGAGATGTCTAGTGAGGAGCTGGGGAGTTGCCCCAAAACTCAAGATAGCTGAAAATAgatctttttttcataaaaataaaaatgatttatctTGGTGagccatttttatcttttaattatgTGCCTTAgcagaatcatatttttatttggatGGGCCATGCAAGCATACTCACTTCTTAAAATCCAAATCACACACTATTAGATCAAGAAGAGAATTTAGTGGTCATCTAATCCATCAACCCTAACCATTCCAGACCACCATCTTGCAGGTGAGATA
The window above is part of the Monodelphis domestica isolate mMonDom1 chromosome 7, mMonDom1.pri, whole genome shotgun sequence genome. Proteins encoded here:
- the EQTN gene encoding equatorin: MKFFLIIFLFGLSGINKNFSTLIGLHRRETPFLSRYNEYSNKSTEDNSDINNNNDNDDDDEDDDDEDDDDDENNDDDDDDNDDDDDTEEYIAPFELSTEETSASFSTEVSSTLNDSMQTLLKYYPKQHIQPSDREDLKIKLMLGIALLALLLFLILLFISCFAFYQGQKECPKIYKQQNNVTTKPELADLSYFQPAEGISDTSFSNSPASSTVWKPEYREIKKETFRTKEATALSLLHDADARCMKLVFGNEVPSKELDLSSVEPHTMETSYDEMYSKEMSSEELGSCPKTQDS